cgggtaaatacccggcctggtgtgccccgtgggcgccgtcgtgcacggcgggcaggtaaatacccggggggcgggtaaatacccggcctggtgtgccccgtgggcgccgtcgtgcacggcgggcaggtaaatacccgggggtgggcgggtaaatacccggcctggtgtgccccgtgggcgccgtcgtgcacggcgggcaggtaaatacccgggggggcgggtaaatacccggcctgtgtgccccgtgggcgccgtcgtgcacggcgggcaggtaaatacccgggggtgggcgggtaaatacccggcctggtgtgccccgtgggcgccgtcgtgcacggcgggcaggtaaatacccggggggcgggtaaatacccggcctggtgtgccccgtgggcgccgtcgtgcacggcgggcaggtaaatacccggggggcgggtaaatacccggcctggtgtgccccgtgggcgccgtcgtgcacggcgggcaggtaaatacccggggggcgGGAAAATACCCggctggtgtgccccgtgggcgccgtcgtgcacggcgggcaggtaaatacccgggggggcgggtaaatacccggcctggtgtgccccgtgggcgccgtcgtgcacggcgggcgggtaaatacccggggggcgggtaaatacccggcctggtgtgccccgtgggcgctgtcgtgcacggcgggcaggtaaatacccggggggcgggtaaatacccggcctggtgtgccccgtgggcgccgtcgtgcacggcgggcgggtaaatacccggggggcgggtaaatacccggcctggtgtgccccgtgggcgctgtcgtgcacggcgggcaggtaaatacccgggggggcgggtaaatacccggcctggtgtgccccgtgggcgccgtcgtgcacggcgggcaggtaaatacccggggggcgggtaaatacccggcctggtgtgccccgtgggcgccgtcgtgcacggcgggcaggtaaatacccggggggcgggtaaatacccggcctggtgtgccccgtgggcgccgtcgtgcacggcgggcaggtaaatacccggggggcgggtaaatacccggcctggtgtgccccgtgggcgccgtcgtgcacggcgggcaggtaaatacccggggggcgggtaaatacccggcctggtgtgccccgtgggcgccgtcgtgcacggcgggcgggtaaatacccgggggggcgggtaaatacccggcctggtgtgccccgtgggcgccgtcgtgcacggcgggcaggtaaatacccggggtgggcgggtaaatacccggcctggtgtgccccgtgggcgccgtcgtgcacggcgggcaggtaaatacccggggtgggcgggtaaatacccggcctggtgtgccccgtgggcgccgtcgtgcacggcgggcaggtaaatgcccgggggcgggcgggtaaatacccagcctggtgtgccccgtgggcgccgtcgtgcacggcgggcaggtaaatacccggggtgggcgggtaaatacccggcctggtgtgccccgtgggcgccgtcgtgcacggcgggccGGTAAATACCCGGGgtgggcgggtaaatacccggcctggtgtgccccgtgggcgccgtcgtgcacggcgggcaggtaaatacccggggtgggcgggtaaatacccggcctggtgtgccccgtgggcgccgtcgtgcacggcgggcaggtaaatacccgggggggcgggtaaatacccggcctggtgtgccccgtgggcgccgtcgtgcacggcgggcaggtaaatacccggggtgggcgggtaaatacccggcctggtgtgccccgtgggcgccgtcgtgcacggcgggcaggtaaatacccggggtgggcgggtaaatacccggcctggtgtgccccgtgggcgccgtcgtgcacggcgggcaggtaaatacccgggggggcgggtaaatacccggcctggtgtgccccgtgggcgccgtcgtgcacggcgggcaggtaaatacccgggggtgggcgggtaaatacccggcctggtgtgccccgtgggcgccgtcgtgcacggcgggcaggtaaatacccgggggtgggcgggtaaatacccggcctggtgtgccccgtgggcgccgtcgtgcacggcgggcaggtaaatacccggggggcgggtaaatacccggcctggtgtgccccgtgggcgccgtcgtgcacggcgggcaggtaaatacccggggggcgggtaaatacccggcctggtgtgccccgtgggcgccgtcgtgcacggcgggcaggtaaatacccgggggcgggtaaatacccggcctggtgtgccccgtgggcgccgtcgtgcacggcgggcaggtaaatacccgggggggcgggtaaatacccggcctggtgtgccccgtgggcgctgTCGTGCACagcgggcaggtaaatacccgggggggcgggtaaatacccggcctggtgtgccccgtgggcgccgtcgtgcacggcgggcaggtaaatacccgggggggcgggtaaatacctggcctggtgtgccccgtgggcgccgtcgtgcacggcgggcaggtaaatacccggggggggcgggtaaatacccggcctggtgtgccccgtgggcgccgtcgtgcacggcgggcgggtaaatacccgggggtgggcgggtaaatacccggcctggtgtgccccgtgggcgccgtcgtgcacggcgggcaggtaaatacccgggggtgggcgggtaaatacccggcctggtgtgccccgtgggcgccgtcgtgcacggcgggcaggtaaatacccgggggtgggcgggtaaatacccggcctggtgtgccccgtgggcgccgtcgtgcacggcgggcaggtaaatacccggggggcgggtaaatacccggcctggtgtgccccgtgggcgctgTCGTGCACagcgggcaggtaaatacccgggggggcgggtaaatacccggcctggtgtgccccgtgggcgccgtcgtgcacggcgggcaggtaaatacccgggggggcgggtaaatacccggcctggtgtgccccgtgggcgccgtcgtgcacggcgggcaggtaaatacccgggggggcgggtaaatacccggcctggtgtgccccgtgggcgccgtcgtgcacggcgggcaggtaaatacccgggggcgggtaaatacccggcctggtgtgccccgtgggcgccgtcgtgcacggcgggcaggtaaatacccggggggcgggtaaatacccggcctggtgtgccccgtgggcgccgttgtgcacggcgggcaggtaaatacccggggggcgggtaaatacccggcctggtgtgccccgtgggcgccgtcgtgcacggcgggcaggtaaatacccgggggcgggtaaatacccggcctggtgtgccccgtgggcgccgtcgtgcacggcgggcaggtaaatacccggggggcgggtaaatacccggcctggtgtgccccgtgggcgccgtcgtgcacggcgggcaggtaaatacccgggggcgggtaaatacccggcctggtgtgccccgtgggcgccgtcgtgcacggcgggcaggtaaatacccgggggtgggcgggtaaatacccggcctggtgtgccccgtgggcgctgTCGTGCACagcgggcaggtaaatacccggggggtgggtaaatacccggcctggtgtgccccgtgggcgccgtcgtgcacggcgggcaggtaaatacccgggggggcgggtaaatacccggcctggtgtgccccgtgggcgccgtcgtgcacggcgggcaggtaaatacccgggggtgggcgggtaaatacccggcctggtgtgccccgtgggcgccgtcgtgcacggcgggcaggtaaatacccggggggcgggtaaatacccggcctggtgtgccccgtgggcgccgtcgtgcatggcgggcaggtaaatacccgggggcgggtaaatacccggcctggtgtgccccgtgggcgccgtcgtgcacggcgggcaggtaaatacccggggggcgggtaaatacccggcctggtgtgccccgtgggcgccgtcgtgcacggcgggcaggtaaatacccggggggcgggtaaatacccggcctggtgtgccccgtgggcgccgtcgtgcacggcgggcaggtaaatacccggggtgggcgggtaaatacccggcctggtgtgccccgtgggcgccgtcgtgcacggcgggcaggtaaatacccgggggggcgggtaaatacccggcctggtgtgccccgtgggcgccgtcgtgcacggcgggcaggtaaatacccggggggcgggtaaatacccggcctggtgtgccccgtgggcgccgtcgtgcacggcgggcaggtaaatacccgggggtgggcgggtaaatacccggcctggtgtgcctCGTGGGCGCCatcgtgcacggcgggcaggtaaatacccgggggcgggcgggtaaatacccggcctggtgtgccccgtgggcgccgtcgtgcacggcgggcaggtaaatacccgggggtgGGTAAATACCCGGCCGCCGCTGTGTGCCGCCGCCCGCAGCGTCACCACGTGCCCACCATGGAGAACGGCCCCGAGCTGGTGCTGCGCTTCCACCGGGCGCTGAGCGACATCCaggtgggggggtccaggggggtcctgagggggcccaggagtccggggggggtccagggggggtcctgaggggggcccaggagtccggggggggtccagggggggtcctgagggggcccaggagtccaggggggggtcctgagggggcccaggagtccggtgGGTCcaggggggtcctgagggggcccaggagtccggggggtccagggggggtcctgagggggcccaggagtctgggggggtccaggggggtcctgagggggcccaggagtccggggggtccagggggtacaaagggggcccaggagtccgggggtcctgagggggcccaggagtccgggggggggtcctgagggggcccaggagtccggggggtccagggggggtcctgagggggcccaggagtctgggggagtccggggggcccaggagtccggggggcctgaaggggcccaggagtccggggggtccagggggggtcctgagggggcccaggagtccggggggtccaggggggtcctgagggggcccaggagtctgggggggtccagggggggtcctgagggggcccaggagtccgaggGGTCCAGGGGGTccaaagggggcccaggagtccggggggtccagggggggtcctgagggggcccaggagtccgggggggtccgggggggcccaggagtccgggggtccctcgcccgcagccgcctctccccgcAGTACGGCCGCGTCGCCAGCGATTGGGCCCAGCTGCTGTGACCGGACGccggggcagagcccccccccccccgccgggggggcaGATCCGTGGGGCAGAGGCAGattcccccccccggggggggcagaTCCCCCCCCTGCGCCTGGAGGACCTGACGGGGGGGGGGATCTGCCGAACGCCCTTGGGGCAGatccacccccccccagcacaccaAATACCCCGGGGGGAGCAGATACCTCCCACTCCAGCCCCCCCCGGGGATCTGCCCCCCCCCAAGCACTCCAAATCCGCCCGGGGGGGCTGTTTGCCCCCCCCAACACACCAAATACCCCGGGGGGGGCAGCTCCTCCCCCGACACTCCAGataccggggggggggacagatgccccccagcccggcccccccgggaccccccagtgCAATAATCCCCCCCCCACAGTGCCTTCTGggtaccccccccaccccgggggcttCTGGGTAACCCCCCCCGGGGCATTGTGGGAAACTCCGGGGTCCCGCAGAGCATGCTGGGAatgcacagcccccccccaccgcgggaAAGGTCAAAGGTCAACCGCGCTGTTACGGGGCCTTAATAAAGGAGATGCGACTGAAGCGGCGCCTCTgcctcggggggggggcccaggtgtccgggaagggctggggggaccccggcgtccgggcgaggggagtggggaggacccaggcgtccgggagggaggCTGCTCTACCTCTCAGAagcccctgcctgccccgggacccccctggggggcccaggcgtccggtggCGGCCCCGGGCGAACCCGGCCTGCGGCGTTGGTGTAAACCGGCCGCCGATTGCATCAGCGCGGGGGGATCCCGTGATCGCGCCATGGGCGGGGGGCAAAGTCcaggccccccccggcgccccccccgaccgcaccctggggtgcgatgggggggggggggctcctgccACCCAGCAGCTGCgggcggacccaggcgtccgggcagcggggccagctcacggggggacccaggtgtccgggtgcccccaacCCACCCCCGAGGACCAaggattctccccccccccaagcatcaacaatcccccccccccgcaacgggggacccaggcgtcccggccggacccccccccccccccggcgttgCGACACTCCCGAGGCTGCAATAaaagcggccgcggcggccggatTCCCCGCGGCAGGTGCAGCCGGTGCCGCCGTTCACGCGAACGTCTCGGGCACGTGGAGCAGCGCGTGGCCGGGGGCGTGGCCGGGCTCTCGGACTccggggcccctcggacacctgggcccctcggacaccgGACCCCAACGGACGTCGGGgctccctcggacacctgggccccccggacgccagggcccctcgGACACTTGGGCCCCACCCCGGACACTTGggtctcccggacacctgggtccctcggacaccggaccccccccccggccggacgccggggcccctcgttcacttgggccccccccggacgccggggcccgcgggcgccgcggccccatGCGCGCAGCGGCCTGGCTGGCGCTGGCCGCGCTCTGCTGCGCGGCCCCcgggcgcggcgccccccgcgaCTCCAGCCCGCTGCTGGCGCTCGACGGGCAGGTTCGGCTCCGGCACCTGCTGGCGGGCGACGGCCGGAGCCAGGCGCTGCTCGAGATCCTGCCCAGCGGCgaggtgcgcggcgcggcgcagcgcagcccctACAGTGAGTGCCGGGCGCCGgggtccccgcggcggggcggggtgcggcggggcggggccggccgccgggggctgcccccccgccggggcggaggccgctcggacgcctgggccccctccgacgGCGCGGCCCCCCCAGGCCTGCTGGAGATCAAGGCGGTGAAGCCGGGCGTGGTGCGGATCCGCGGCGCCCGGACCCTGCGCTTCCTCTGCCTGGACGGCGCCGGGCGGCCCTACGGCGCGGTGAGTGCGCCGGgcgtggggggcgtgggggggggggggcggcggggcgcctgggccccccggacgcctgggccccggacgcctgggcccccggacgcctgggccccccccggacgcctgggccccccggacgcctgggccccccccggacgcctgggtccccagacgcctgggccccccccggacgcctggccccccggacgcctgggtcccccccggacgcctgggccccccccggacgcctggccccccggacgcctgggccccccggacgcctgggccccccccggacgcctgggcccccggacgcctgggccctgacgcccaccccccccccccgaccaggAGTCGTACTCCGCCGAAGCCTGTAACTTCCGCGAGCGGGTGCGGCGCGACGGCTACAACCTCTACGAGTcggagcggctgcggcggccgctggggctggagctggagccgccgccggggccggggccggggccgagccgcccccccccgccgccgccgccgcccggccgccccccccccgccgcgcctccTCCACTTCCTGccgctgccgggcggcggcgcccccgagccggagccggagccggagccggagccgccgcccgccctggACCCCGACTCCGCCGACCCGCTGCGGCTCCTgggccgccccgcgctgcgcagccccagctACGGCCTCTgagccgcgcgcgcgcgccgctcGGGTATTTACGGCGCGGAGGgtatttatttgggggggggcgggtaTTTATTGGCCGCTCCGCGGGCGCCGTCGCAATAAACGCGGGGGAACCGGCGGCGGCTCCGTCCCAGCTGGCGgctccgggggccccggcgtccgggcgctgcgGGAGAGAagcggggcggtcgggggggggggcggggcggtgcccgtgcccccccccccgcggggtccctgggggtcccaggggtcacTCACGGTCAGGCctggcccccccccggggtctcGAACTTCTTCTTCCGCCCCTCCATCCCGCTCAGCGCGTCGATGTTCTTCCGCCAGTCGCCCACCTCCCGGTTCTCCTGCCGGGGGCGGGGTcaggccgcgccccgcccccggaCACGCCCCCGCCCCCGGAcacgcccccgccccgcccggctgggccccgcccccgcccggctgTGACCCCGCCCCTCCGCTGtgaccccgcccccgcccggctgTGACCACGCCCCCGCCCGGCTGTGACCCCGCCCCTCCGCTGtgaccccgcccccgcccggctgTGACCACGCCCCGCCCGGCTGTGACCACGCCCCTCAGCCGTGGCCACGCCCTCGCCCAGCTGTGACCCCGACCCCGCCCGGCTGTGACCCCGCCCCTCGGCTGTGGCCACGCCCCCGCCCGGCTGTGACCCCGCCCCTTGGCCGTGGCCACGCCCCCGCCCGGCGCGCAGGCGGCTCGGGCGCTGCCGGtccccccgtgtccgtgtccctCCCCCATGTATGTGTCTGCGTCCCCCCCGCCGTGTCCTGCCCCCCGtgtccatgtccccccgtccccctggTCCCCCCCGTGTCCGCGTCCCCCCCGTGtccgcgtccccccgtccccctggTCCGCCCCGTGTCCGCGTCCCCCCCGTGTctgcgtccccccgtccccctggtccccccccgtgtccgtgtccccccgtgtccgtgtccgcgtccccccgtccccctggtcccccccgccccccgcgtccccccgtgtccgtgtccccccgtgtccgtgtccccccgtgtccgtgtccgcgtccccccgtccccctggtcccccccgccccccgcgccccccgtgtccgtgtccgcgcccccccgtccccctggtcccccccgcgcccccccgtgtccgtgtccgcgCCCCCACCTTCTCGGCGTCGTCCTTGCGCacctgccgcagcccggcccgcagGTCCATGGACACCTTGTGCTTGGCGCCCAGCAGCGCCTGCATCATGGCGTCGGCCGAGAGCCGCACGCGCCGCAGCGCCGGCCGCACGAACCGGCCgccggccacccgccgccgcagctcctcgatctgggggggggacacggggtcagccccccccGTAcccccggccacccgccgccgcagctcctcgatctgggggggggacacggggtcagccccccccccgaccccccggccccccgccgccgcagctcctcgatctggggggggacacggggtcagcccccccccgacccccccggccccccgccgccgcagctcctcgatctggggggggacacggggtcagcccccccccgacccccccggccacccgccgccgcagctcctcgatctggggggacacggggtcagcccccccccgaccccccggccacccgccgccgcagctcctcgatctggggggggggacacggggtcagcccccccccgacccccccggccacccgccgccgcagctcctcgatctgggggggggacacggggtcagcccccccccgacccccccggccacccgccgccgcagctcctcgatctggggggggacacggggtcagcccccccccgacccccccggccacccgccgccgcagctcctcgatctggggggggggacacggggtcagcccccccccgacccccccggccacccgccgccgcagctcctcgatctggggggggggacacggggtcagccccccccccgaccccccggccacccgccgccgcagctcctcgatctgggggggacacggggtcagcccccccccgaccccccggccacccgccgccgcagctcctcgatctggggggggggacacggggtcagcccccccccgaccccccggccacccgccgccgcagctcctcgatctgggggggacacggggtcagcccccccccgaccccccggccacccgccgccgcagctcctcgatctggggggggggacacggggtcagccccccccgaccccccggccacccgccgccgcagctcctcgatctgggggggggacacggggtcagcccccccgcacccccccggccacccgccgccgcagctcctcgatctgggggggac
The window above is part of the Struthio camelus isolate bStrCam1 unplaced genomic scaffold, bStrCam1.hap1 HAP1_SCAFFOLD_174, whole genome shotgun sequence genome. Proteins encoded here:
- the FGF21 gene encoding fibroblast growth factor 21 yields the protein MRAAAWLALAALCCAAPGRGAPRDSSPLLALDGQVRLRHLLAGDGRSQALLEILPSGEVRGAAQRSPYSLLEIKAVKPGVVRIRGARTLRFLCLDGAGRPYGAESYSAEACNFRERVRRDGYNLYESERLRRPLGLELEPPPGPGPGPSYGL
- the LOC138065153 gene encoding troponin I, cardiac muscle: ELCRELHARLARVDEERYDAGARVSKNVAEIEELRRRVAGGRFVRPALRRVRLSADAMMQALLGAKHKVSMDLRAGLRQVRKDDAEKENREVGDWRKNIDALSGMEGRKKKFETPGGGQA